The Desulfosporosinus acidiphilus SJ4 genome has a window encoding:
- the sfsA gene encoding DNA/RNA nuclease SfsA: MKYTSIKTAEFISRPNRFTAHVIVDNHEEIVHVKNTGRCREILQTGTTVILQESKNEKRKTKYSIIAAYKEDVLINIDSLVPNMVVYQAIKEKKIEHIHDVTKLSREVVYGNSRFDLYFEANDKRGFIEVKGVTLENEGVALFPDAPTQRGCKHIYEMMNAVKEGYAGYIFFLIQLKGVKYFTPHEIRDPEFTKALRLAIANGVTVLAYDSLVFEDEIIIGDPVEVRL, encoded by the coding sequence GTGAAATATACATCCATTAAAACTGCCGAATTTATAAGCCGTCCAAATCGATTTACCGCTCATGTAATAGTTGATAATCATGAGGAAATTGTTCATGTTAAAAATACAGGACGATGCCGGGAAATACTGCAAACAGGAACCACAGTCATATTGCAAGAATCCAAAAATGAAAAGCGAAAAACTAAATATTCAATCATAGCTGCCTATAAAGAGGATGTGTTAATCAATATCGATTCGCTGGTTCCCAATATGGTTGTCTACCAAGCCATCAAAGAAAAGAAAATTGAGCACATTCATGATGTTACAAAGCTATCAAGAGAAGTTGTTTACGGCAACTCTAGATTCGATTTGTATTTTGAAGCGAACGACAAGAGAGGGTTTATTGAAGTAAAAGGTGTAACTCTTGAAAATGAAGGTGTTGCCCTCTTCCCTGATGCTCCCACTCAGAGAGGTTGCAAACATATTTATGAAATGATGAACGCAGTGAAAGAAGGTTATGCGGGTTATATTTTCTTTCTTATTCAGTTGAAGGGCGTAAAGTATTTTACTCCCCATGAGATTAGAGATCCGGAATTCACCAAGGCACTACGCTTGGCCATAGCAAATGGAGTGACAGTCCTGGCCTATGATTCTCTAGTCTTCGAAGACGAGATAATCATCGGAGATCCGGTAGAAGTCCGCCTCTAA
- a CDS encoding TetR/AcrR family transcriptional regulator, translating into MARQKDKEETILGAAFEVFRENGFTNASMKDIAAKAGLGKGTLYEYFQNKEDLFIHVVKENASYFFAEVIRRMSGKITLRAKINEIVKITQETSEAVDFFFKFVMFGDFFELTFETKQMFQEIMMSYREKYVDILRDLFEKGARDGVLRKIDVEFAANFTTDMIAAFCCHKGHALDAYSIRQEKDSDREKIIDFILHGIGDK; encoded by the coding sequence ATGGCAAGACAAAAAGATAAAGAGGAAACAATTTTAGGTGCGGCTTTTGAGGTGTTTCGGGAGAATGGTTTTACGAATGCCAGCATGAAAGATATCGCTGCAAAGGCCGGACTTGGGAAAGGGACCCTCTATGAATACTTTCAGAACAAGGAAGATTTGTTCATTCATGTAGTCAAAGAAAATGCGAGTTATTTCTTTGCCGAAGTTATTCGCAGAATGAGCGGGAAAATTACGTTGAGAGCTAAAATAAACGAGATCGTAAAAATAACCCAGGAAACCAGCGAAGCGGTTGACTTTTTCTTTAAGTTTGTAATGTTCGGTGATTTCTTTGAATTGACTTTCGAAACAAAGCAAATGTTTCAAGAAATAATGATGAGTTATAGAGAGAAATATGTTGATATCTTAAGGGATCTTTTTGAAAAGGGGGCTAGAGATGGAGTTCTCAGGAAAATTGATGTTGAATTTGCGGCAAATTTCACAACTGATATGATAGCGGCCTTTTGCTGCCATAAAGGTCATGCGTTGGACGCTTACAGTATTCGGCAAGAAAAAGATTCGGATAGGGAGAAGATTATTGACTTTATACTTCATGGAATTGGGGATAAATGA
- a CDS encoding efflux RND transporter periplasmic adaptor subunit, protein MVLVALIVVAFAVGVVLFRYKELQLNFAAKATQGGTNVVSNKLSVGVIKPTELSQNQGTAYKATLQAKQEGIISSKNSGKVINIIFDDGKQVAQGEELVVLDDQDIQNQLKSAESQLEVSKASLQKTGANLENVQRTYNRTKELVEQGAAAQADLENAETSLKSTQADVAANQANIQTAQTNIDNLQTTLDNTIIRAPITGVIDGKNVSLGQFLNQGSVLGKVLDISAIDAVVEIDQALIQNIKIGQKAQVILNEDESQSYEGVVKSIDPSADSSSRAFKVKVELANKDQSLKPGVSAKVRFIDNTKAPSFVIPVSLINGQDGNYYVFINENGIARKRTVTIGNLFSNQAEIKTGLQGNEAIISTNLNVLQDGDSVTVASK, encoded by the coding sequence ATGGTTTTAGTTGCACTCATCGTCGTTGCCTTTGCTGTTGGGGTTGTCCTGTTTCGTTACAAAGAACTGCAGTTAAACTTTGCTGCCAAGGCGACCCAAGGCGGGACAAACGTGGTAAGTAACAAGTTGAGCGTAGGAGTCATTAAGCCAACGGAGCTGAGCCAAAATCAAGGGACAGCTTATAAAGCCACATTACAAGCCAAGCAGGAGGGAATTATCAGTTCCAAAAACAGCGGAAAGGTTATCAATATTATATTTGATGATGGTAAGCAAGTTGCACAAGGTGAGGAGCTGGTTGTTTTAGATGATCAGGACATTCAAAACCAATTAAAATCGGCGGAAAGTCAATTGGAGGTTTCCAAAGCGTCTTTACAAAAAACGGGGGCAAATCTCGAAAATGTTCAACGTACATATAACCGGACTAAAGAATTGGTTGAACAAGGTGCCGCCGCCCAGGCTGATCTGGAAAATGCGGAGACCTCTTTGAAAAGTACTCAGGCTGATGTTGCTGCAAATCAGGCGAATATACAAACAGCTCAGACCAATATTGACAACCTCCAAACTACCTTGGACAATACGATCATCCGAGCCCCAATCACCGGTGTTATTGATGGAAAAAATGTAAGTCTCGGACAGTTTCTCAATCAAGGAAGTGTTTTGGGTAAAGTATTAGATATTTCGGCAATTGACGCAGTTGTTGAGATTGACCAAGCGCTGATACAAAACATTAAAATTGGTCAAAAGGCCCAAGTGATCCTTAATGAAGATGAAAGTCAAAGTTACGAAGGGGTTGTAAAGAGTATTGACCCGTCTGCCGATTCATCCTCAAGGGCATTTAAAGTAAAAGTCGAATTGGCTAATAAGGACCAGTCCTTAAAGCCGGGGGTATCTGCTAAAGTGAGATTTATAGATAATACTAAAGCCCCTAGTTTTGTTATCCCCGTTTCCTTGATTAATGGTCAGGATGGCAACTATTACGTATTTATTAATGAAAATGGAATCGCCCGCAAACGCACTGTGACGATAGGGAACTTATTCAGCAATCAGGCTGAGATTAAAACAGGACTTCAAGGCAATGAAGCAATTATCTCAACAAACCTGAACGTGCTTCAGGATGGTGATTCAGTTACGGTGGCTTCGAAATAG
- a CDS encoding efflux RND transporter permease subunit, with translation MLLTNVSVKRPVVITVIIMTFILVGFICFKSLSINDMPEADFPYVTVSITENGVAPDQIETNIAKKVEEAIGQISGVKHVYTNISEGSCNIITEFVLEKSPDVAAQEVRDKVSSVRKSLPNDIDEPVIAKYDFSAQPILSLAVSGSMDNRAISKIVDDVITKSLYTVNGVGSVNVYGEEEREIKIKLDLDKLAAYGLTPAEMVGNILSGNMEEPGGKVKQGQNEISLRTDNKVKSLNDFYNITVANRSDREIKVRDVATVSDGIQDMKSISYYDGKEAIGIDVVKQSGANTVQVADNVKQRLELIKGLLPKGLHIDVVVDNSVSIRDSVNEVVKTILEGCILAVIIVFLFLNEWESTLISGISLPTSIITTFIAMKAMNFSLNTMSLMALSLAVGLLIDDAIVVIENIVRHLHMGKPPIKAALEGTSEIGLAVLATTFAVVAVFVPIALVTGIIGKYFIEFGLTVAFSMLVSLFISLTLVPMMASLLLKAEKKVKRTFVGSFLDWFNDKFNLLGLTYAGFLKVVLSHRFITLVITIGLFVTSMRMIPMLGFSFIPASDNGSINISATTDSGLTLEARGEKAKEIEKSLKKYPEITHLYTTVSSDDISTYVKLTDKQERKKTSKELASEIRNDLSKIPGLDLSVQAGSFGPSESKDVSFVIMGNDQQTLEDFALKAKKELSEDPHAKDVGLDIKNGATEAKLEVDRDKASDLGVDVSLAANTIRALFDGIDAGKFDYAGDRFNVRVSLKDDQRKSLDDLNAIYVNGSNNQLVPISSITHKVLATSLSTIHRYDRMRQIELSANVEGMASGDFLNEYTKKFQNDPDIPKGVFIKVGGMNEVMSEGFSSLVMALLMGILFMYLVMTMQFESFLDPIAIMFSLPMALIGAVLGLYAAGSELSIMSLIGVILLMGLVAKNGILLVDFTKQRRKEGLGIKEALQEAGRTRLRPILMTTLAMIFGMIPVALATGSGAEMRAPMGHAVIGGLITSTLLTLFIVPVVYSLLDDLKQKFHRKTKTEVSPDHTT, from the coding sequence ATGTTATTGACAAATGTTAGTGTTAAACGACCGGTCGTAATTACCGTTATAATCATGACCTTCATTCTGGTAGGTTTTATCTGTTTTAAAAGTTTAAGCATTAACGACATGCCTGAAGCGGATTTTCCTTATGTAACAGTTTCCATAACGGAGAATGGAGTTGCCCCAGACCAAATTGAAACAAATATCGCTAAGAAGGTAGAGGAAGCTATTGGGCAAATATCCGGTGTAAAGCATGTTTATACGAATATCAGTGAAGGATCTTGCAATATTATTACTGAGTTTGTCTTGGAAAAATCGCCGGACGTGGCTGCCCAGGAAGTTCGGGACAAGGTCTCTTCGGTGAGAAAAAGTCTTCCCAACGATATTGATGAGCCGGTCATTGCCAAATATGACTTTTCCGCTCAGCCAATTTTATCGTTGGCTGTCAGCGGTTCAATGGATAACCGGGCCATTTCCAAAATTGTTGATGATGTGATTACTAAGAGCTTATATACTGTAAACGGCGTCGGATCGGTTAATGTTTATGGTGAAGAGGAGAGGGAAATCAAAATCAAGCTGGATCTGGATAAGTTAGCAGCTTATGGACTGACTCCGGCCGAGATGGTAGGTAACATCCTGAGCGGGAACATGGAAGAACCGGGCGGGAAGGTTAAGCAAGGGCAAAATGAGATTTCACTGCGAACCGACAATAAAGTTAAATCACTGAATGATTTTTACAATATAACGGTAGCTAACCGTTCAGACCGGGAAATAAAAGTTCGCGACGTTGCGACAGTGTCGGACGGGATACAAGATATGAAAAGTATTTCCTATTATGATGGGAAAGAGGCTATCGGGATCGATGTCGTCAAACAATCAGGGGCAAATACAGTTCAAGTTGCCGACAATGTGAAACAACGATTGGAGCTTATTAAGGGACTTCTTCCCAAAGGATTACACATTGACGTAGTTGTGGATAATTCTGTTTCTATCCGTGATTCGGTTAACGAGGTCGTTAAAACGATCCTTGAAGGTTGTATACTGGCCGTCATTATTGTATTCCTGTTTCTAAACGAATGGGAAAGCACGTTAATCAGCGGGATTTCTCTTCCGACCTCAATTATTACAACGTTTATCGCTATGAAGGCTATGAATTTTTCACTTAATACCATGTCTCTGATGGCTCTCTCGCTGGCTGTAGGTTTATTAATTGATGATGCTATCGTGGTTATTGAAAATATAGTCCGGCATTTACATATGGGTAAACCTCCAATAAAGGCGGCCCTGGAAGGGACCTCGGAAATTGGCTTAGCAGTCTTAGCGACAACGTTCGCTGTGGTGGCGGTTTTTGTACCTATTGCCTTAGTTACGGGGATCATCGGGAAGTATTTTATAGAATTTGGTCTCACTGTCGCTTTTAGTATGCTTGTTTCTCTTTTTATATCGTTAACCCTGGTACCGATGATGGCCTCTCTTTTATTAAAGGCAGAGAAAAAAGTCAAAAGGACCTTTGTTGGGAGCTTTTTAGATTGGTTTAATGATAAATTTAATTTATTAGGTTTGACTTATGCCGGATTTTTGAAGGTAGTATTAAGCCATCGCTTTATTACCTTAGTTATTACTATTGGGCTTTTCGTGACCAGTATGCGGATGATTCCTATGTTGGGCTTTAGCTTTATACCCGCCTCCGATAATGGCTCCATTAACATCAGCGCCACGACAGATTCAGGGTTGACCCTTGAGGCAAGAGGAGAAAAGGCTAAGGAAATTGAAAAGAGCCTTAAGAAATATCCTGAAATCACACATCTTTATACCACCGTAAGTTCCGATGATATTTCCACTTATGTGAAACTTACGGATAAACAGGAAAGAAAAAAGACTTCCAAAGAGCTTGCTTCCGAAATCAGGAATGATTTAAGTAAAATTCCCGGACTCGATTTATCAGTACAAGCAGGTTCATTTGGCCCCAGTGAAAGCAAGGATGTCTCCTTTGTTATTATGGGCAACGATCAGCAGACATTGGAGGATTTTGCCTTGAAAGCCAAAAAGGAGCTGAGTGAGGATCCTCATGCCAAAGATGTAGGCCTCGATATAAAAAATGGTGCAACGGAAGCTAAATTAGAGGTTGACAGAGACAAAGCTTCTGATCTTGGAGTCGATGTTTCCCTTGCAGCCAATACGATAAGGGCACTTTTTGACGGCATCGATGCTGGAAAATTTGATTATGCCGGAGATCGCTTTAATGTAAGGGTATCTTTAAAAGATGACCAGCGTAAGTCGTTGGATGATCTTAATGCCATTTATGTTAATGGGTCAAACAATCAACTGGTTCCTATTTCAAGTATCACCCATAAAGTTCTTGCCACCTCTCTTTCCACCATCCACAGATACGATAGAATGAGGCAAATCGAGCTTTCTGCCAATGTAGAGGGAATGGCCTCGGGAGATTTTTTAAACGAGTATACAAAAAAGTTTCAGAATGATCCGGATATTCCTAAGGGGGTTTTTATCAAGGTCGGAGGCATGAATGAAGTCATGTCCGAGGGCTTCAGTAGTCTAGTGATGGCGCTTTTGATGGGGATACTTTTCATGTACCTGGTTATGACCATGCAGTTCGAAAGCTTTTTAGATCCTATTGCGATCATGTTTTCTCTGCCTATGGCCCTCATTGGTGCTGTTCTGGGTCTTTATGCCGCCGGAAGCGAGCTAAGTATCATGTCCCTCATTGGAGTTATTCTTCTCATGGGATTAGTGGCTAAAAACGGTATTCTTCTTGTTGACTTTACTAAACAGAGAAGAAAGGAAGGTCTAGGGATTAAGGAGGCCCTGCAGGAAGCAGGCCGCACCCGGTTAAGGCCTATTCTTATGACCACCCTTGCTATGATCTTTGGTATGATTCCTGTTGCTTTGGCAACCGGATCCGGGGCAGAAATGCGTGCGCCAATGGGGCATGCAGTTATCGGTGGGTTAATTACCTCAACCCTCTTAACTCTCTTTATTGTCCCCGTGGTTTATTCCTTGTTAGATGATTTGAAGCAGAAGTTTCACCGGAAAACTAAAACCGAGGTATCTCCAGATCATACTACTTAG
- a CDS encoding multidrug efflux MFS transporter codes for MPIWKRNLIICWFGSFATMAGMNLVIPFLPIYIQQLGVHNIARVEQWSGVAFGATALSAAIVSPLWGKLADIHGRKLMLLRASLGMAIIMILIGFVHNVYELVGLRLLMGAISGYVPAAITLVSSQTPREHAGWALGTLTSGSVGGSLIGPLVGGTLSEIIGLRHVFYITGGFLLLAFLIAWVFVREDFIPNNSARLSGREVWKIIDKPKILIAMFITSFMLQLASMSIEPIVTIYVKLLMNNASHIAIISGAVVSAVGLANVLIAPFLGKLSDRIGPYSVLFVCLLAAAIILIPQAYVRNAWQLIILRFMMGIATAGFLPAINSLLKSNIPETISGRIFGYNNAAQNLGNVAGPVIGGQMAAYWGFHYVFFSTSILLFINALWVYYTSKGSFQISGSRCA; via the coding sequence ATGCCAATCTGGAAACGAAACTTAATTATTTGCTGGTTCGGATCTTTTGCTACCATGGCGGGAATGAATCTCGTAATTCCCTTTCTTCCCATTTATATTCAACAACTGGGTGTTCACAATATTGCCAGAGTCGAACAGTGGTCTGGGGTTGCCTTCGGTGCCACAGCGCTCTCTGCCGCTATCGTTTCTCCGCTTTGGGGAAAGCTTGCCGACATACATGGCAGGAAGCTTATGCTGCTCAGAGCTAGCCTAGGAATGGCAATCATAATGATTTTAATAGGATTCGTCCATAATGTTTATGAACTGGTCGGTCTTCGTCTTTTGATGGGTGCTATATCCGGCTACGTACCGGCAGCGATTACACTGGTTTCTTCTCAAACTCCAAGAGAACACGCGGGTTGGGCTTTAGGGACTCTTACTTCCGGTTCAGTAGGAGGCTCCTTGATCGGCCCTCTTGTTGGCGGTACTTTGTCCGAAATTATCGGTTTGCGTCATGTTTTTTACATCACCGGGGGATTTCTGCTTTTGGCGTTTCTCATTGCCTGGGTATTTGTTCGCGAAGATTTTATTCCAAACAATTCGGCTCGATTGTCCGGCCGGGAAGTGTGGAAGATCATCGACAAACCGAAAATACTCATAGCTATGTTTATAACTTCCTTTATGCTTCAATTAGCAAGCATGTCTATCGAGCCCATTGTTACCATTTATGTAAAATTATTAATGAACAATGCAAGCCATATAGCAATTATTTCCGGTGCAGTTGTTTCAGCAGTGGGTTTAGCTAATGTATTGATCGCCCCTTTTCTCGGCAAATTATCCGATAGGATAGGGCCTTATTCCGTATTATTTGTTTGTCTTCTTGCGGCAGCCATAATTTTGATTCCCCAGGCCTATGTCCGGAACGCCTGGCAGCTGATAATTTTGCGCTTTATGATGGGTATTGCTACCGCTGGTTTTTTGCCGGCTATTAATTCACTTCTTAAAAGCAACATCCCGGAAACGATTTCAGGAAGAATATTCGGATATAATAATGCAGCTCAAAATTTAGGCAACGTCGCTGGCCCGGTAATTGGAGGTCAGATGGCCGCCTATTGGGGTTTCCATTATGTCTTCTTTTCCACGAGTATATTGCTTTTCATAAATGCTCTTTGGGTTTACTATACAAG